In a single window of the Chondrocystis sp. NIES-4102 genome:
- a CDS encoding amino acid adenylation domain protein: MNKIINKYTSVIQLLSDRAVKQPNATAFTFLEDGENRETTVTYQQLDLRSRQIATKLQALGLEGERALLLYPSGLDYLAAFFGCLYAGVIAVPAYPPQNSRKTPRIKAIIEDSQSALALTTQALLPKMQPLLEGLQWLATDDLTGIDGNWRKPVVDRETIAFLQYTSGSTGTPKGVMVTHGNLLHNGAMTYRWMKHSPQSKFISWLPIYHDMGLVGGIIQPLYGGFPCVLMSPTAFLQRPYRWLQAISRYGGTTSGAPNFAYDLCVQKITDEQKATLDLSSWQVAFNGAEPIRYETLEGFTQAFAKCGFRREAFYPCYGMAEATLLVAGGDQETEYEFKRVDKLALAENRIVAASGESDSQVLVGCGRSIGDQEIIIVNPKTLIGCEDNQVGEIWVRGESVAKGYWQRVEETQATFHAKGSDGEYLRTGDLGFLDEAGELFITGRLKDLIVIRGRNLYPQDIELTAQRSHWALRLDSNAAFTQEVGNEERLVVVVELEFRVKPDFEEVIVAIRQGVTEVHEVEVYGVVLIKPGSIPKTSSGKIQRGETRKRFIEGKLDVVASSVIEPQFNDRIVELTREKLLQYPPKEVQLVLESYLHSHLARLLQSSDQSIELDRSLTALGMDSIKVFELKNQLEADLGVDIAIADLFSELTLRSLVSQILAQKVTESISLKPVISSSNIHPVSFAQARLWFLDRLQPGNVAYNISFALEIEGKLDVARLGSCINLVISRHEILRTSFTIVEGKPVQVIHPQLQVSLSVVDVLESEAQGITTQKHQYPFDLTQLPLLRLSLLKLRSQHHILLLTMHHIIADGLSAEVFVSEVAQLYRGVRQEELTIQYKDVVYWQQQLKREDILIDYWQRQLKGAPPLLQLPTDQPRPAVQNYQGCSQSWEISSSLTQQLRTLAQNQGVTLFMLLLAAFKTLLYRYTGEEDLVVGSPIANRNHKQLKGLIGFFVNTVVLRSQITGNLGFCEFLSQIRQVAREAYAHQDLPFDQVVEVLQPTRDLSYTPLFQVMFSLQDAVNLATIPGLSLKEFKVDPKIAQFDLTLSIENREKQLVATFEYNSNLFDDHTITRMLDHYQNLLTGIIINPNAQISELPLLSQAEKQQLLVDWNPNLINNTSLSLVEIFQDQVKKNPEAIALVCDHQQLTYQELNQQANQLASYLREIGVKPEVLVGVYLERSLAVFIAILAIIKAGGAYLPLDPKYPPVRIAWMLEDAQPLVILATQNLKAALPVTTAKVIYLDTIGDNLEQKSKENLPIQTIQNNALYTIYTSGSTGKPKGVVCTYGGLVNSYLAWQQGNLLPQGDNNCYLQMASFSFDVFTGDLIKALGSGSKLVICPQQLLLEPQKLYQFMVQEKITCADFVPAVLINLLDYLETSKLNLHFMKLIIVGSDSWYVRDYQRVKRLAGLTTKVINAYGVSEATIDSSFFAAEELNLAKEQLVPIGRPFANTQVYLLDNNLQPVPIGVWGEIYLGGSSLARGYLNQPQLTAERFINNPFISKSLLYKTGDQARYLADGNLQFLARTDNQVKIRGFRIEIAEIEIVIRQHPGVRQGVVIVKEDIKGNKYLVAFIVVKETAINTALVIEEVKKYLKQKLPDYLIPVAWEVIAEIPITVNGKIDRLSLRDKKTSMTVAISAPNKQERIILEIWQTLLQRENITVNDNFFDVGGHSLLLAQLQAKLEQSLAIKIAITDLFKYPTVSSLANYLTGEIKLPTNKIISDRVAKQKAAIARQKQLKGARKI; the protein is encoded by the coding sequence ATGAATAAAATTATCAATAAATATACATCAGTAATCCAGCTATTGAGCGATCGCGCAGTCAAACAACCTAACGCTACTGCTTTTACCTTTTTAGAAGATGGAGAAAACAGAGAAACGACAGTTACATATCAACAGTTAGATCTGCGTAGTCGGCAAATTGCAACAAAACTACAAGCCCTAGGGTTAGAGGGAGAAAGAGCCTTATTACTTTATCCTTCAGGGTTAGATTATTTAGCAGCCTTTTTTGGTTGTTTATACGCAGGAGTAATAGCTGTTCCTGCCTATCCGCCTCAAAATTCTCGTAAAACTCCCAGAATTAAAGCAATTATAGAGGATTCCCAAAGTGCGCTCGCCCTAACTACCCAGGCACTATTACCAAAGATGCAACCTTTACTAGAGGGTTTACAGTGGCTAGCGACGGATGATTTAACGGGTATTGATGGTAATTGGCGAAAACCTGTTGTAGATAGAGAGACAATTGCTTTTCTACAATATACATCGGGTTCAACTGGCACACCTAAAGGGGTGATGGTAACTCACGGGAATCTACTGCACAATGGGGCTATGACTTATCGTTGGATGAAACATTCCCCTCAAAGTAAGTTTATCTCTTGGTTGCCGATTTATCATGACATGGGTTTAGTGGGAGGAATTATACAACCTCTTTATGGTGGTTTTCCTTGTGTTTTGATGTCGCCAACGGCTTTTTTACAACGCCCCTATCGTTGGTTACAAGCTATTTCTCGTTACGGTGGTACTACTAGCGGTGCGCCTAATTTTGCTTACGATTTATGTGTGCAAAAGATTACAGATGAACAAAAGGCAACTCTCGATCTTAGTAGTTGGCAGGTGGCGTTTAATGGGGCTGAACCTATTCGTTATGAGACTTTAGAGGGTTTTACTCAGGCTTTTGCTAAGTGTGGTTTTCGGCGCGAGGCTTTTTATCCTTGTTACGGGATGGCAGAGGCGACTTTGTTGGTGGCTGGAGGTGATCAGGAAACTGAGTATGAATTTAAGCGAGTAGATAAATTGGCTTTGGCTGAAAATCGAATTGTAGCAGCTTCAGGGGAATCTGACAGTCAGGTTTTAGTAGGTTGTGGTAGGAGTATTGGTGATCAGGAGATTATTATTGTTAATCCTAAAACTTTAATTGGTTGTGAAGATAATCAGGTTGGGGAGATTTGGGTAAGAGGGGAGAGTGTTGCTAAGGGTTATTGGCAGAGGGTGGAAGAGACGCAAGCAACCTTTCACGCCAAGGGCAGCGATGGGGAGTATTTACGTACTGGTGATTTGGGTTTTTTGGATGAAGCAGGGGAGTTATTTATTACTGGTAGGCTCAAGGATTTGATTGTTATTCGGGGGCGCAATCTTTATCCGCAAGATATTGAGTTGACGGCGCAAAGGAGTCATTGGGCTTTACGTTTGGATAGTAATGCTGCTTTTACGCAAGAGGTGGGGAATGAGGAAAGGTTAGTAGTGGTAGTTGAGTTGGAGTTTCGGGTAAAACCTGATTTTGAAGAGGTAATTGTTGCTATTCGTCAGGGGGTAACGGAGGTACACGAAGTTGAAGTTTATGGGGTGGTTTTGATTAAGCCTGGGAGTATTCCCAAAACTTCTAGTGGTAAGATTCAGCGTGGGGAAACTCGCAAGCGGTTTATTGAGGGGAAATTAGATGTAGTTGCCAGTAGTGTTATAGAGCCTCAATTTAATGATCGAATTGTTGAATTGACGAGGGAAAAACTGTTACAGTATCCGCCAAAGGAAGTTCAGTTAGTTTTAGAAAGTTATTTGCATTCTCATCTGGCTCGCCTTTTACAAAGCTCGGATCAAAGTATTGAGTTAGATAGATCTTTGACTGCTTTGGGGATGGATTCGATAAAAGTATTTGAATTAAAAAATCAATTAGAAGCGGATTTAGGTGTGGATATTGCGATCGCTGATTTGTTTTCGGAATTAACTTTGCGATCGCTCGTATCTCAGATCTTGGCTCAAAAGGTTACTGAATCGATATCTCTTAAACCAGTTATTAGTAGTAGTAATATTCATCCTGTTTCTTTTGCTCAAGCTAGACTTTGGTTTTTAGATCGTCTGCAACCTGGTAATGTTGCTTATAATATTTCCTTTGCCCTAGAAATTGAGGGAAAATTAGATGTAGCTCGTTTAGGTAGTTGTATTAATCTGGTTATCTCCAGACACGAAATTCTGAGAACTTCTTTTACTATAGTTGAGGGTAAACCAGTACAGGTAATTCATCCACAGTTGCAAGTAAGTTTATCGGTAGTGGATGTATTAGAATCAGAAGCTCAAGGAATTACTACCCAAAAGCATCAATATCCTTTTGATCTGACTCAATTACCCCTATTAAGACTGTCTTTACTTAAATTGCGATCGCAACACCATATATTATTGTTGACGATGCACCATATTATTGCTGATGGTTTATCTGCAGAGGTATTTGTAAGTGAAGTTGCTCAGTTGTATCGAGGTGTAAGGCAAGAGGAATTAACTATACAGTATAAGGATGTAGTCTATTGGCAACAGCAATTAAAACGTGAAGATATATTAATTGATTATTGGCAACGACAGCTAAAGGGCGCACCACCCCTATTACAATTACCTACAGATCAACCTCGACCAGCAGTACAAAATTATCAAGGTTGCAGTCAGTCGTGGGAAATATCTAGTAGTTTAACCCAACAGTTGCGAACTTTGGCGCAAAATCAAGGGGTGACTTTATTTATGTTGTTACTCGCAGCATTTAAGACGTTACTCTATCGCTATACTGGAGAAGAAGATTTAGTAGTAGGTTCACCTATTGCTAATCGCAACCATAAGCAATTAAAGGGTTTAATCGGCTTTTTTGTTAATACTGTAGTCTTACGCAGTCAGATAACAGGTAATTTAGGTTTTTGCGAGTTTTTATCTCAAATACGCCAGGTAGCCAGGGAAGCTTACGCCCATCAAGATTTACCCTTTGATCAGGTGGTAGAAGTCTTACAACCTACAAGAGACTTGAGTTATACGCCCCTGTTTCAGGTGATGTTTAGTTTACAAGATGCTGTTAATTTAGCAACCATTCCTGGCTTGAGTTTAAAGGAATTTAAAGTAGATCCTAAAATAGCTCAATTTGATTTGACTCTTAGTATTGAAAATCGGGAAAAACAGCTTGTTGCTACTTTTGAATATAACAGCAATTTATTTGATGATCACACAATTACTAGAATGTTGGATCATTATCAGAATTTATTAACAGGGATTATTATTAATCCTAATGCTCAAATTTCTGAGTTACCTTTATTATCCCAGGCAGAGAAACAACAATTATTAGTTGATTGGAATCCTAATTTAATTAATAATACTTCCCTTTCACTTGTGGAAATATTTCAAGATCAAGTAAAGAAAAATCCTGAAGCTATAGCCCTAGTTTGTGATCATCAACAATTAACTTATCAAGAATTAAATCAACAAGCTAATCAATTGGCAAGTTATTTAAGGGAAATTGGGGTGAAACCTGAAGTATTAGTTGGGGTTTATTTAGAACGTTCCCTTGCTGTTTTTATAGCTATTTTGGCAATTATTAAAGCAGGTGGTGCTTATTTACCCCTAGATCCCAAATATCCGCCAGTTAGAATTGCTTGGATGTTGGAAGATGCCCAACCTTTAGTAATTTTAGCGACACAAAATCTTAAAGCAGCCCTACCAGTTACCACAGCTAAGGTTATTTATTTAGATACTATTGGGGATAATTTGGAGCAAAAAAGTAAAGAAAATTTACCCATTCAAACAATACAAAATAATGCTTTATATACAATTTATACATCAGGTTCTACAGGCAAACCTAAAGGAGTTGTATGTACTTATGGCGGTTTAGTTAATAGTTATTTGGCTTGGCAGCAGGGTAATTTATTACCCCAAGGAGATAATAATTGTTATCTACAAATGGCAAGTTTTTCCTTTGATGTTTTTACTGGGGATTTAATTAAAGCTCTAGGTTCTGGGTCTAAATTGGTTATTTGTCCGCAACAATTACTTTTAGAACCTCAAAAGTTATATCAATTTATGGTGCAAGAAAAGATAACTTGTGCTGATTTTGTACCTGCGGTATTAATTAATTTGCTTGACTATTTGGAGACAAGTAAGCTGAATTTACATTTTATGAAATTAATAATTGTCGGTTCAGATAGTTGGTATGTTAGAGATTATCAGCGAGTTAAAAGGTTAGCTGGTTTAACTACTAAAGTAATTAATGCTTATGGAGTGAGTGAAGCAACTATTGATAGTAGTTTTTTTGCAGCAGAAGAATTAAATTTAGCTAAAGAACAGCTTGTCCCTATAGGTCGTCCTTTTGCTAACACTCAAGTTTATTTATTAGATAATAATTTACAACCAGTACCGATTGGGGTTTGGGGTGAAATTTATCTTGGTGGTAGTAGTTTGGCAAGAGGATATTTAAATCAGCCTCAGTTAACGGCAGAAAGATTTATTAATAATCCTTTTATCAGTAAGTCCCTACTTTATAAGACAGGAGATCAAGCTCGTTATCTTGCTGATGGAAATTTACAATTTTTAGCCAGAACTGATAATCAAGTAAAAATTCGTGGTTTTAGGATTGAAATTGCGGAAATTGAGATAGTAATTAGGCAGCATCCAGGAGTAAGGCAAGGGGTAGTTATTGTTAAAGAGGATATTAAGGGAAATAAATATTTGGTGGCTTTTATAGTAGTAAAGGAAACTGCAATAAATACTGCCTTGGTAATAGAAGAAGTGAAAAAATACCTCAAGCAAAAACTACCAGACTATCTTATACCCGTTGCTTGGGAAGTAATAGCAGAAATACCTATAACAGTTAATGGCAAGATAGATCGGCTGAGTTTAAGGGATAAGAAAACTTCTATGACTGTAGCCATTTCAGCACCCAATAAGCAGGAAAGAATAATTTTAGAAATTTGGCAAACACTTCTACAAAGAGAGAATATTACGGTTAATGATAACTTTTTTGATGTTGGTGGACATTCCCTACTGCTTGCCCAACTACAAGCAAAACTAGAACAATCTTTGGCAATAAAAATAGCTATTACTGATTTATTTAAATATCCTACTGTTAGTTCCTTGGCTAACTATTTAACAGGAGAAATAAAATTACCAACTAATAAAATAATAAGCGATCGCGTCGCTAAACAAAAAGCAGCTATAGCCCGCCAAAAGCAATTAAAAGGAGCAAGAAAAATATGA